A single genomic interval of Macadamia integrifolia cultivar HAES 741 unplaced genomic scaffold, SCU_Mint_v3 scaffold1467, whole genome shotgun sequence harbors:
- the LOC122063825 gene encoding protein phosphatase 1 regulatory inhibitor subunit PPP1R7 homolog — protein sequence MEIASEGGPGENHGALEDGTTEENSSSTVLDLTSCQLHDLDGVELLQSLVELDLTANRLSVLDPRISLLSRLKKLSLRQNLFEDAGIEPISGWDSLSGLEELVLRDNKLTKIPDASIFKSLLVFDVSFNEISSLSGLSKVSNTLKELYVSKNEVTKMEELDHLHELQILELGSNRLRVMENLQTLTLLQELWLGRNRIKVVDLCGLQCIKKISLQSNRLTSMLGFQECVALEELYLSHNGIAKMEGLSTLVNLRVLDVSSNKLTAVNDIEHLTRLEDLWLNDNQIASCEGMEVAVAGSRETLTTIYLEHNPCASSPNYTSSLRQIFPNIQQIDSDVFS from the exons ATGGAAATTGCATCCGAAGGGGGGCCAGGAGAGAACCATGGAGCTTTGGAGGATGGAACAACCGAAGAGAATTCTTCGAGCACTGTTCTCGATCTCACCAGTTGCCAGCTTCATGACCTAGATGGCGTTGAGCTTCTTCAGAGCTTAGTCGAGTTGGATTTAACCGCCAATCGATTATCGGTCTTGGATCCTCGAATAAGTCTCCTCTCGCGGCTTAAAAAGCTCTCTTTGCGCCAAAATCTCTTCGAGGACGCGGGAATCGAGCCAATTTCTGGATGGGATTCGCTATCGGGCCTTGAG GAGCTGGTGCTCAGGGATAATAAACTAACGAAAATACCAGATGCTAGCATTTTCAAGAGCCTCCTGGTATTTGATGTTTCTTTCAATGAGATTTCTTCCTTGAGTGGTTTGTCGAAGGTATCAAACACACTCAAGGAGCTCTATGTTTCGAAGAATGAGGTGACTAAGATGGAGGAGCTTGATCACTTACATGAACTGCAAATTCTTGAACTTGGTTCCAACAGATTACGG GTAATGGAAAATTTGCAAACCTTAACACTTCTGCAAGAGCTGTGGCTGGGACGGAATCGCATCAAAGTAGTTGACCTGTGTGGATTACAATGCATCAAGAAGATTAGCTTACAGAGCAACCGTTTGACCTCTATGTTGGGATTTCAG GAATGTGTTGCTCTAGAAGAACTATACTTGAGCCATAATGGCATTGCAAAGATGGAAGGCCTATCAACATTAGTAAATCTCCGTGTTCTAGATGTTTCATCAAATAAATTAACAGCTGTGAATGACATTGAGCACCTTACAAG GTTGGAGGATCTATGGCTTAATGACAACCAAATCGCATCATGTGAGGGCATGGAAGTGGCTGTTGCCGGTTCTCGGGAGACACTGACTACTATTTACCTTGAGCACAATCCATGT